The bacterium DNA window GGTCGTCGCGGCGTCCCTGGGATTGAACGAGACCCTGGTGCTCGCGGCGCTGGTGGTTTTCTCGTTCGGCTACATGATGTTCGGCGGCGCTAACTCGATGGTCTACACCAACACCGTGCAGGGCGTGATCATGCTCGTGGTGGCGGTGATTCTGCTCGGCTCGGGTCTGGAGCACTTCGCCGGAGGGTTGGGCGGTTTCCTTGGCAAGCTGAGAAGTGTCGATCCCAATCTCGCCACGCTCTACAACACCGAGAGCCCACTCTTCCGGGACGGCTTCGCAGTCATCTTCTGCACCATCGTTGTGGGGATTGCGATCGTCTGCCAGCCGCACATCATCACCAAGTCGTTGCTGCTCAAGAAGAAGAGCGACGTCAACCGCTATCTCGTCGCCGGCATCATCGTGCAGATGCTCTTCTTCTTGGTGGTTGTCGTCGGCCTTTACGCCCGGATTGAGTTCCCCGATCTCATGCACGGCGGTCAGACGATTCTTCCGGACAGCGTCACCTCGACCTACCTGGTCACGCAGTTTTCCTGGTTTGTCGGAGTGCTGGTGTTTCTGGGACTGATCTCGGCCGGCATGTCGACCCTCGAAGGCCTGATTCAGTCGATGTCGATCATCATCACCAACGATCTGATCCACAACATCCATGACTGGATCACCGGTCGGACTCTTACGGATCACTACCTCTTCATCTTGAACCGGGTCGTGATCACCATCCTTGCAGTAGTGGCCTTCGGCTTGGCCTACTGGCAGCTGGTGGCGCCGAACCTGAGCGTGATCATCTTTGCCCAGCTGGGCGTCTATGCCTTCTTCGCGGCGGCGTTCGTGCCCGTGCTCTTCGGAACCTTTCTGCACGATACGCCGCGCGTAGCGGTGGTCGCCGCCGCGGTGACCGCGGTCGTGGTGCACTTCGCGCTCTACTACACCGGGCAGAGCTACTTCCCGTACTACGTTGGCGTGTCGGTCAAGAACCCGGGCATCTCGACCGCCCTCGGGGTGGTGGCTGCAACCGTGGTCGGGGGAGCTCTTCATCTCGCTTTGCGAAATCGGCATACCGGTTCAAGCG harbors:
- a CDS encoding sodium:solute symporter produces the protein MEPKILASWLLVLAYMTTIIVLVVRGARRNKSVADYAVGNIAFSPIAVGLALAASTTSAATFIINPGLVAYFGLSAVFGLCVVLPISMFISLVVLTKGFRKYGESVKALTLSQWVGQRYESKAFAVFFAFLSLLLVTFIVLILVGLTKVVAASLGLNETLVLAALVVFSFGYMMFGGANSMVYTNTVQGVIMLVVAVILLGSGLEHFAGGLGGFLGKLRSVDPNLATLYNTESPLFRDGFAVIFCTIVVGIAIVCQPHIITKSLLLKKKSDVNRYLVAGIIVQMLFFLVVVVGLYARIEFPDLMHGGQTILPDSVTSTYLVTQFSWFVGVLVFLGLISAGMSTLEGLIQSMSIIITNDLIHNIHDWITGRTLTDHYLFILNRVVITILAVVAFGLAYWQLVAPNLSVIIFAQLGVYAFFAAAFVPVLFGTFLHDTPRVAVVAAAVTAVVVHFALYYTGQSYFPYYVGVSVKNPGISTALGVVAATVVGGALHLALRNRHTGSSA